A genomic region of Gemmata massiliana contains the following coding sequences:
- a CDS encoding glycosyltransferase family 2 protein, whose product MGDIRLSLVIATVARPTLARTLRSLRGQTWEPGDEVLVVGDGPHPVAAELLAQMGLPGKYLENPGERGMWGHHARNWALDTRRASGTHVMALDDDDEYTPGAIARVRARLRTNPDRPHIFRMSGHPTAPLIWRPEQPVLTAGNLGTPCLVFPNDPEKLGRYGMRYTGDCDFAATTCAQYPDGPVWCEDVICRVRPFA is encoded by the coding sequence ATGGGTGACATTCGGCTCTCACTGGTGATCGCGACCGTGGCGCGCCCGACGCTCGCGCGGACCCTCCGTTCGCTCCGGGGTCAGACGTGGGAGCCGGGCGACGAGGTGCTCGTGGTCGGGGACGGCCCGCACCCGGTCGCGGCCGAGCTGCTCGCGCAGATGGGGTTGCCCGGGAAGTACCTCGAGAACCCGGGTGAGCGGGGCATGTGGGGGCACCACGCGCGGAACTGGGCGTTGGACACGCGCCGGGCGTCGGGTACCCACGTGATGGCGCTGGACGACGACGACGAGTACACCCCGGGCGCGATCGCGCGCGTGCGGGCGCGGCTCCGGACGAACCCGGACCGGCCCCACATCTTCCGCATGAGCGGGCACCCGACGGCCCCGCTCATCTGGCGCCCGGAGCAACCGGTGCTGACGGCCGGGAACCTCGGGACGCCGTGCCTGGTCTTTCCCAACGACCCGGAGAAGCTCGGGCGGTACGGGATGCGGTACACCGGGGACTGTGACTTCGCGGCGACCACGTGCGCGCAGTACCCGGACGGCCCGGTGTGGTGCGAGGACGTGATCTGTCGGGTTCGACCGTTCGCGTAG